Proteins from one Pyrobaculum neutrophilum V24Sta genomic window:
- a CDS encoding 3-isopropylmalate dehydratase small subunit: MKVRGKAIVYGDKIDTDVIIPAKYLVYTDPAVLGQHAMEPLDPEFPKKAKGAVLVAGRAFGMGSSREQAAIALKGAGVLAVVAESFARIFFRNAINVGLPVLQVPDVTKRVREGDELEVDIEGGYLLNLTTGERLEGKPLRGLPLAILKAGGLVNFLKTAGR; this comes from the coding sequence GTGAAGGTCAGGGGAAAGGCGATAGTGTACGGGGATAAGATAGATACAGACGTGATAATTCCAGCTAAATACCTAGTATACACCGACCCGGCTGTGCTCGGCCAACACGCCATGGAGCCCCTTGACCCGGAGTTCCCAAAGAAGGCCAAGGGGGCGGTGTTGGTGGCAGGCCGCGCCTTCGGAATGGGGTCGTCAAGGGAGCAGGCGGCGATTGCCTTAAAAGGCGCCGGCGTCCTCGCCGTGGTGGCGGAGAGCTTCGCACGGATATTTTTCAGAAACGCGATTAACGTGGGTCTCCCAGTCCTGCAGGTCCCCGACGTGACGAAGAGGGTGAGGGAGGGCGACGAGCTTGAGGTGGACATCGAGGGAGGGTACCTACTGAATCTGACGACGGGGGAGAGGCTGGAGGGGAAGCCTCTGAGGGGTCTCCCACTGGCTATTCTGAAGGCGGGCGGGCTGGTTAACTTCCTAAAGACGGCGGGTAGATAG
- a CDS encoding homocitrate synthase family protein translates to MVKIFDTTLRDGEQMAGVALAPEEKLQIALALDEIGVDIIEAGFAAVSNEERTAIKNIAKETSRASIASLARLNKSDVDAAASADVDMIHVFIATSDIHLKYKLGITRDEALQKIGEVVSYAKSYGVRVLFSAEDATRSDLDFLVKAYRTAVDAGADEINVPDTVGVMTPSRMAYLIRYIRERIPPVPIHVHCHDDFGMAVANTISAIENGAEVAQVVVNGFGERAGNAALEEVVAAAHYLLGMKTNIKMEKLYELSQLVSKLFGIPVPPNKAVVGENAFSHEAGIHVHGVLNNPFTYEPMRPEDVGNRRRIVLGKHSGRHAVEWALKNIGVQPTEDLISHVLNAVKEISIKKVKIDENVLREIVADWQRRR, encoded by the coding sequence GTGGTGAAGATCTTCGACACCACGTTGAGAGATGGGGAGCAGATGGCGGGGGTCGCCCTAGCCCCCGAGGAGAAGTTGCAGATCGCCCTGGCCCTAGACGAAATAGGGGTGGACATAATAGAGGCCGGCTTCGCCGCCGTCTCAAACGAGGAGCGTACCGCCATTAAGAACATCGCGAAGGAGACGTCGAGGGCGTCTATAGCCAGCCTCGCCAGGTTGAACAAATCGGATGTAGACGCGGCGGCTTCGGCAGACGTCGACATGATACATGTTTTCATCGCCACCTCCGACATACACCTTAAGTACAAGTTGGGCATCACCAGAGACGAGGCGTTGCAGAAGATTGGGGAGGTCGTCTCCTATGCGAAGTCCTACGGCGTGAGAGTGCTGTTCAGCGCCGAGGACGCCACGAGGAGCGACCTTGACTTCCTAGTCAAGGCCTATAGAACAGCCGTGGACGCCGGCGCAGACGAGATAAACGTCCCCGACACAGTCGGCGTTATGACGCCCAGCAGGATGGCCTACCTAATCCGCTACATTAGGGAGAGGATCCCGCCGGTCCCCATACACGTCCACTGCCACGACGACTTCGGGATGGCCGTCGCCAACACGATATCGGCTATAGAAAACGGGGCAGAGGTGGCGCAGGTGGTGGTCAACGGCTTCGGCGAAAGGGCTGGAAACGCGGCGCTGGAGGAGGTCGTGGCGGCGGCGCACTACCTACTCGGCATGAAAACCAACATAAAGATGGAGAAGCTGTACGAGCTCTCCCAGCTGGTGTCTAAGCTCTTCGGCATACCGGTCCCGCCCAATAAGGCGGTCGTCGGCGAAAACGCCTTCAGCCACGAAGCAGGGATACATGTACACGGCGTGTTAAACAACCCATTCACCTACGAGCCCATGAGACCCGAAGACGTGGGCAACAGACGGAGGATAGTCCTGGGCAAGCACTCGGGCCGGCACGCGGTGGAGTGGGCGCTGAAGAACATAGGCGTGCAGCCGACAGAGGACCTCATAAGCCACGTCTTAAACGCGGTGAAGGAGATCTCCATAAAAAAGGTAAAAATAGATGAAAACGTACTAAGGGAAATAGTCGCGGACTGGCAGAGGAGGAGGTAG
- a CDS encoding isocitrate/isopropylmalate dehydrogenase family protein, producing MPYKVLVIPGDGIGPEVVEAALYVINAAAAKYGVDLEVKTAEAGDAALRKYGVAMPPETLKLADASDVIFKGPIGESAYDVTSLIRMRYVLYANIRPVKNLPGVPAVRDIDCVFVRENVEDVYVGAEYKVGDVAIALKVITGVGTRRVARVARRYAEMRKRKVTVVHKANVLRVVDAFFRDVALEELKGLEVDQMYVDAAAMELVRNPLRFDVVLTTNQYGDILTDLAAQVAGGLGLAPSGNLGDGKAMFEPVHGAAFDIAGRGIANPIATILSAAMMFEWLGRSDAAQAIRSAVERSILQGVKTPDIGGNSKTAEVGRYIASIL from the coding sequence ATGCCGTATAAGGTGTTGGTTATCCCGGGCGACGGGATTGGTCCCGAGGTGGTCGAGGCGGCTCTCTACGTAATTAACGCGGCGGCGGCGAAATACGGCGTAGATCTTGAGGTTAAGACGGCGGAGGCTGGGGACGCCGCGCTTAGGAAATACGGCGTTGCCATGCCACCGGAGACTCTAAAGCTCGCCGACGCGTCCGACGTGATCTTCAAAGGGCCGATTGGGGAGTCTGCATACGACGTCACGTCGCTTATAAGGATGAGGTACGTCCTCTACGCGAACATACGCCCTGTGAAAAACCTCCCCGGGGTCCCGGCCGTTAGAGACATAGACTGCGTGTTTGTCAGGGAAAACGTGGAGGATGTGTACGTGGGGGCTGAGTACAAGGTGGGGGATGTGGCGATTGCTCTGAAGGTCATCACCGGCGTTGGGACGAGGCGGGTGGCCAGGGTGGCGAGGCGCTACGCCGAGATGAGGAAGCGCAAGGTAACCGTGGTCCACAAGGCCAACGTCCTCAGGGTGGTGGACGCCTTCTTTAGAGACGTGGCGCTGGAGGAGCTCAAGGGTCTCGAGGTTGACCAAATGTACGTAGACGCGGCTGCTATGGAGCTCGTGAGAAACCCGCTCCGCTTCGACGTAGTGCTCACCACCAACCAGTACGGGGATATCTTGACGGATCTAGCGGCTCAAGTCGCCGGGGGGCTCGGCCTAGCCCCCAGCGGCAACCTCGGCGATGGCAAAGCCATGTTTGAGCCTGTACACGGCGCCGCCTTCGACATAGCCGGCAGAGGCATAGCCAACCCCATCGCCACGATCCTCTCCGCGGCGATGATGTTTGAGTGGCTGGGGAGGAGCGACGCCGCGCAGGCAATTAGGTCGGCTGTGGAGAGGAGCATACTGCAGGGGGTTAAAACGCCAGATATCGGGGGCAACAGCAAGACAGCGGAGGTGGGGAGGTACATAGCCTCTATTTTATGA
- a CDS encoding HEPN domain-containing protein — protein sequence MERILGIHLEWYRRHISHMALALEALEDGDSQAACYHSYQAVSTLLSGVLGLDPYSPGPVVKTIGSMLKSAVEILPPGAESCASALERQYYGGQEGEICVRCAELLTDLIHQVIK from the coding sequence ATGGAGCGGATCCTGGGGATACACCTGGAGTGGTACCGCCGCCACATTTCACACATGGCGCTGGCCCTCGAGGCCTTGGAAGACGGCGATAGCCAAGCCGCGTGCTACCACTCCTACCAAGCGGTGTCCACTCTGCTCAGCGGGGTCTTGGGTCTAGATCCCTACAGCCCCGGCCCCGTGGTGAAGACGATCGGCTCTATGCTCAAATCCGCCGTGGAGATCTTGCCCCCCGGCGCAGAGTCGTGCGCCTCCGCCCTAGAGCGCCAGTACTACGGGGGTCAAGAAGGGGAGATCTGCGTGAGATGCGCCGAGTTGCTCACAGACCTGATTCACCAAGTCATAAAATAG
- a CDS encoding pyridoxal-phosphate-dependent aminotransferase family protein: MYRRYGERRVLTPGPTALPQWVREALAKETTNPDLDPQFFQLYQDAVDMLKRLIGTERGALYIWAGEAMLGLEAAVANAVKPGTKVLVVDNGVYGSGFAELVKMYGGRPVAMGLDWRRAADPAAVERALEREKDVEVVTLVHCDTPSAVYNGLEEVAKIVSSRGALLIVDAVSSIGADRLEFDGWGVGVMIGGSQKALNAPPGLTIMAVSRAALDRSREVGRGSYYMSYEVWEEWLGRGGFPYTMPDVLVYALRESLRRIHEEGLPSVFQRHRAAREAVRRGLAAMGLELYPACAECNCPTATAFKPPVPPAELRRVAWEKYGVLIAGSWGPLEGQLARIGHMGVQASLDYVTTALAAVGASLRDLGVSVDVGKALEAAVEAFR, from the coding sequence GTGTATAGGAGATATGGAGAGAGGAGGGTTCTAACGCCCGGCCCCACGGCCCTCCCCCAGTGGGTCCGAGAGGCTTTAGCCAAAGAGACCACAAACCCCGACCTGGACCCCCAGTTCTTCCAGCTGTACCAAGATGCCGTGGACATGCTTAAGCGCTTGATTGGCACGGAGCGGGGCGCCCTCTACATATGGGCCGGCGAGGCCATGTTGGGGCTGGAGGCGGCTGTCGCCAACGCCGTTAAGCCCGGCACGAAGGTTCTGGTGGTCGACAACGGGGTGTACGGCTCCGGCTTCGCGGAGCTTGTGAAGATGTACGGAGGCCGGCCGGTGGCCATGGGGCTAGACTGGAGGCGGGCCGCCGACCCCGCCGCGGTGGAGAGAGCACTAGAGAGGGAGAAGGACGTGGAGGTGGTTACGCTTGTACACTGCGACACCCCCTCCGCAGTCTACAACGGCTTGGAGGAGGTCGCCAAAATTGTCTCAAGCCGCGGGGCCCTCCTCATAGTGGACGCGGTTTCCTCAATCGGGGCCGATAGGCTCGAGTTCGACGGTTGGGGGGTCGGCGTGATGATAGGGGGGTCGCAGAAGGCGCTCAACGCGCCCCCAGGCCTCACGATAATGGCGGTCAGCAGAGCGGCTCTCGACAGGTCGAGGGAGGTGGGGAGGGGGAGCTACTACATGAGCTACGAGGTGTGGGAGGAGTGGCTCGGCAGAGGGGGCTTCCCATACACCATGCCGGATGTGCTGGTCTACGCCCTGAGGGAGAGCCTCAGGAGGATACACGAGGAGGGCTTGCCGTCTGTCTTCCAGAGGCATAGGGCGGCGAGGGAGGCCGTTCGTAGAGGGCTAGCCGCCATGGGGCTTGAGCTGTATCCGGCGTGCGCCGAGTGTAACTGCCCAACTGCGACGGCTTTTAAACCGCCGGTCCCACCCGCCGAGCTACGTAGAGTTGCGTGGGAGAAATACGGCGTGTTGATAGCTGGGAGCTGGGGCCCGCTGGAGGGCCAGCTGGCGAGGATCGGCCACATGGGCGTGCAGGCATCTCTCGACTACGTGACCACGGCGCTGGCCGCCGTCGGCGCAAGCCTGAGGGACCTCGGCGTCTCCGTCGACGTTGGAAAAGCGCTGGAGGCGGCGGTGGAGGCCTTTAGGTGA